Proteins from a single region of Syngnathus typhle isolate RoL2023-S1 ecotype Sweden linkage group LG10, RoL_Styp_1.0, whole genome shotgun sequence:
- the myh14 gene encoding myosin-10 isoform X1: MSRPLGGGLNDVTRFLTSGVAPSSPSAKAPVFSATGQADWAAKRLVWVPSEKHGFESASIKEERGDEVEVELSDSQRLLTLSREELQRMNPPRFSKVEDMADLTCLNEASVLHNLRERYYSGLIYTYSGLFCVVVNPYKNLPVYTESIVEMYRGKKRHEMPPHIYAISEAAYRSMLQDREDQSILCTGESGAGKTENTKKVIQYLAHVASSHKGVTPRSKDALQIMQYGELERQLLQANPILEAFGNAKTTKNDNSSRFGKFIRINFDVAGYIVGANIETYLLEKSRATRQAKEERTFHIFYQMLHGASENMKSDLLLGTADEYRFLGGGAISVPGQSDGENFTQTMDSMAIMGFNPEELLSMLKVISAVLQFGNITFTKEKNHDQASMPDNTAAQKLCHLLGINVLEFTRAILTPRIKVGREYVQKAQTKEQADFAVEALAKATYERLFRWLVHRINRALDRRQRQGASFIGILDIAGFEIFLLNSFEQLCINYTNEKLQQLFNHTMFVLEQEEYQREGIEWNFIDFGLDLQPCIDLIERPAQPPGVLALLDEECWFPRATDQSFVEKVTSQQGTHPKFFKAKQPRGEADFSIIHYAGKVDYKANDWLVKNMDPLNDNVASLLHQSSDHFVSELWKEVDRIIGLDQVSSSNESSGQVAFGASGLKTKKGMFRTVGQLYKESLSKLMTTLKNTNPNFLRCIIPNHEKRAGKLAPHLVLDQLRCNGVLEGIRICRQGFPNRIPFQEFRQRYEILTPNAIPRTFMDGKQASELMIRALELDPNLFRVGQSKVFFRAGVLAHLEEERDLKITDTIIRFQSAARGFLARKAFTKKQQQLSALRVMQRNCHAYLILKNWQWWRLFTKVKPLLQVTRQDEEIQIRESELLKAKERLVRVEQDFTELDKKHSVLLEEKAVLADQLQAEAELFAEAEEMRSRLASRKQELEDVLTELESRLEEEEERGVQMLNEKKKMQQNVQDLEDQLEEEEAARQRLLLEKVSLETKVKSMENDLLSAVEQRDRLSKEKKQLEERLSEVTDHLTEEEEKSKSLNKLKNKQEAVIADLEDRLKREEQARLEQEKWKRRMETEAIEAQEQLSDLGLISGELKGNLSQKDKEIISLQSRLEEEGARRSEAQRSLREAMSQVSELKEEVENERGMRERAEKQRRDLSEELEALRTELEDTLDTTAAQQELRSRREVELNDLQRCVEDETRRHEVQLSELRVKHSAAIDNLQEQLDNSKRARQSLEKAKLVLDEEKQSLSAELKTLQANRTESDRGRKRAESQLQEITMRLTQAEQEKEEKEERIHKLQNEIENLSSNLSSFDSKSLRLSKEVASLESQLHDAQEILQEETRQKLALATRVRALEDERQGLMERVEEEEEKSRELTRQLQTQTQQLSEVRKQSEEVNTAVESGEETRRKLQRDLDAAIQREKQREEERDRVERQRERLREEIEDMTVALQRERQNCTALEKRQKKFDQCLAEEKAVGTRLAEEKDRAEADSREKETRYLALSRALQEAQDQRDELERSNKQLRLEMEQLVNQQDDVGKSVHELERTRRALETEAESLRTQTQDLEEELTEAENSRLRLEVTLQALKAQFEREISSSEEKGEEKRRALSKQVRELELQLEEERSQRSQAVLTKKQLEAELQDSEAQVETSSRSKEEAVKHLRKLQSQLKEALRELDESKITRDEVIAQSKDNDKKIQTLEAEVLQLTEELAVSDRQRRQAQQERDEMADDMVNNSSGKTALLEEKRRLEMRVSQLEEELEEEQTNAELLSERQRKMQLQVETLTVQLQGERTLAQKAEAGREQLERHNKDMKTRLEELEGTVRGKHRLSVAALEAKIESMEEQLEQERQERAIANKLVRKTEKKLKEVMMQAEDERRHADQYREQLDKSMVRLRQLKRQLEEVEEENSRSNAQKRKLQRELEELTENSQSRMREITSLRNQLSVPEWRPEQRAPLQLMIRGRRPLVDDYSLDNSDSEEPPASPTPSLGLPRTPTPSSEHSLDPTPPTFNVNNVHQ; this comes from the exons ATGTCCAGGCCACTAGGCGGCGGCCTGAATGATGTCACCCGCTTCCTCACGTCGGGGGTGGCTCCATCTTCCCCCAGCGCCAAAGCGCCAGTGTTCTCCGCCACTGGCCAGGCCGACTGGGCGGCCAAGCGTCTGGTATGGGTGCCGTCGGAGAAGCATGGCTTCGAG TCGGCCAGCATCAAAGAGGAGCGCGGCGACGAGGTGGAGGTGGAGCTGAGCGACAGCCAGAGGCTGCTGACGCTGTCCCGGGAGGAGCTGCAGCGGATGAACCCGCCGCGCTTCAGCAAAGTGGAGGACATGGCCGACCTCACCTGCCTCAATGAAGCCTCCGTGCTGCACAACCTGAGGGAGAGATACTACTCAGGCTTGATCTAC ACCTATTCGGGGCTGTTCTGCGTGGTGGTGAACCCCTACAAGAACTTGCCCGTCTACACCGAGTCCATCGTAGAGATGTACCGGGGCAAAAAGCGCCACGAAATGCCGCCGCACATTTACGCCATATCTGAGGCGGCCTATCGCAGCATGCTGCAAG ACCGAGAGGATCAGTCAATCCTGTGCAC GGGCGAGTCGGGCGCCGGCAAAACGGaaaacacaaagaaagtcaTTCAGTATCTGGCTCATGTGGCGTCCTCTCACAAGGGCGTCACTCCCAGGAGCAAAGATGCTTTGCAG ATTATGCAATAT ggcgAGCTAGAGCGACAGCTGCTACAGGCCAACCCCATACTGGAGGCCTTCGGCAACGCCAAAACTACCAAGAATGACAATTCCTCAAGATTT ggtaAATTCATTCGGATTAATTTTGACGTGGCGGGATATATTGTCGGCGCCAACATTGAGACCT ACCTCCTGGAAAAGTCCCGGGCCACCCGTCAGGCCAAAGAAGAGCGGACATTCCACATCTTTTACCAGATGTTGCATGGAGCTTCCGAGAATATGAAAT CGGACCTGCTCTTAGGAACTGCAGACGAGTACCGCTTTCTCGGCGGGGGTGCCATCTCTGTTCCTGGTCAGAGTGATGGGGAGAACTTCACTCAGACTATGGACTCCATGGCCATAATGGGCTTCAACCCAGAGGAGCTGTTGT CCATGCTGAAGGTGATCTCCGCCGTGCTCCAGTTTGGGAACATTACCTTCACAAAGGAGAAGAACCACGATCAGGCGTCCATGCCCGACAACACGGCGGCTCAGAAACTCTGCCACCTGCTGGGGATCAACGTGCTGGAGTTCACCCGGGCCATCCTCACACCCAGGATCAAAGTGGGTCGGGAGTACGTGCAGAAGGCCCAGACCAAAGAACAG GCTGACTTTGCCGTGGAGGCCCTGGCCAAGGCGACGTACGAGCGCCTCTTCAGGTGGCTGGTGCACAGAATCAACCGAGCTCTGGACCGTAGGCAGAGACAGGGAGCCTCCTTCATCGGCATCCTGGACATTGCCGGGTTTGAGATCTTCCTG CTGAACTCTTTCGAGCAGCTGTGCATCAACTACACCAACGAGAAGCTGCAGCAGCTCTTCAACCACACCATGTTCGTCCTAGAGCAGGAGGAGTACCAGCGAGAGGGCATTGAGTGGAATTTCATCGATTTTGGCCTCGATTTGCAGCCCTGCATCGATCTCATTGAAAGACCG GCCCAGCCACCCGGCGTTCTGGCCCTCTTGGATGAAGAGTGCTGGTTCCCTCGAGCGACGGACCAGTCATTCGTGGAAAAAGTGACCAGCCAGCAAGGCACCCATCCCAAATTTTTCAAAGCCAAGCAGCCACGCGGCGAAGCTGACTTCTCCATCATCCACTATGCTGGAAAG GTTGACTACAAAGCCAACGACTGGTTGGTCAAGAACATGGATCCTCTCAACGACAACGTGGCGTCTCTCCTCCACCAGTCGTCCGACCATTTTGTCTCCGAGTTGTGGAAGGAGG TGGACCGCATCATCGGTCTGGACCAGGTGTCGTCGTCGAACGAGAGTAGCGGGCAAGTCGCGTTTGGCGCATCGGGACTGAAGACCAAGAAGGGAATGTTCAGGACCGTGGGCCAGCTGTACAAAGAGTCGCTGTCCAAACTGATGACCACGCTGAAGAACACCAACCCCAACTTCCTCCGCTGCATCATTCCCAACCACGAGAAGAGG GCCGGCAAGCTGGCGCCACACTTAGTTCTGGACCAACTCCGATGCAACGGCGTCCTGGAAGGGATTCGTATCTGCCGACAAGGCTTCCCCAACCGCATCCCCTTCCAGGAGTTCAGACAGAG ATATGAGATTCTGACTCCTAACGCTATTCCTCGCACCTTCATGGATGGAAAACAGGCATCAGAACTCATG ATCAGAGCCTTGGAGCTGGATCCCAACCTGTTCCGGGTGGGCCAAAGCAAAGTGTTCTTCAGAGCCGGCGTGCTGGCGCACCTGGAGGAGGAGCGAGACTTGAAAATCACAGACACCATCATACGCTTCCAGAGTGCAGCGAGAGGCTTCCTTGCACGCAA AGCCTTCacgaagaagcagcagcagctgagCGCTCTGAGGGTGATGCAGAGGAACTGTCATGCTTATCTCATACTCAAGAACTGGCAGTGGTGGCGACTTTTCACAAAA GTGAAACCGCTGCTGCAGGTGACCCGGCAAGATGAGGAGATCCAGATCAGAGAATCAGAGCTGCTAAAAGCCAAGGAAAGACTGGTCCGAGTGGAGCAAGACTTCACCGAGCTGGACAAGAAACACTCAGTG CTGTTGGAGGAGAAAGCGGTGCTGGCCGATCAGTTGCAGGCCGAGGCGGAGCTGTTCGCCGAAGCCGAGGAGATGCGCTCCAGGCTGGCCAGTCGCAAGCAGGAGCTGGAGGACGTGCTGACCGAGCTGGAGAGCCgtttggaggaggaggaggagaggggcgTGCAGATGCTTAACGAGAAGAAGAAAATGCAGCAGAATGTTCAG GACCTTGAGGATCAActagaagaggaggaggctgcTAGACAGCGCCTCTTGCTGGAGAAGGTCTCCTTAGAAACCAAAGTCAAAAGTATGGAGAACGACCTTCTGAGCGCAGTGGAGCAGAGAGATCGCCTCAGCAAG GAGAAGAAGCAGCTGGAGGAACGCCTGAGCGAGGTGACCGACCACCTCAccgaggaggaagagaagagcAAAAGTCTGAACAAACTCAAGAACAAACAGGAGGCCGTCATCGCCGACCTAGAAG ACCGACTGAAGCGTGAGGAGCAGGCGCGCTTGGAGCAGGAAAAgtggaagaggaggatggaGACGGAGGCAATAGAGGCGCAAGAGCAGCTGTCTGACCTGGGCCTCATCTCTGGCGAGCTGAAGGGCAATCTGAGTCAGAAGGACAAAGAGATCATCTCCCTGCAGAGCCG GTTGGAGGAGGAGGGCGCCCGCCGCTCTGAGGCCCAGCGCTCGCTGAGGGAAGCCATGTCACAGGTGTCGGAGCTGAAGGAGGAAGTGGAGAACGAGCGAGGCATGAGAGAGCGGGCAGAGAAACAGAGgcgggacctcagcgaggagcTGGAGGCTTTGAGGACCGAGCTGGAGGACACCCTGGACACCACCGCCGCCCAGCAGGAGCTCCG GTCTCGTCGGGAAGTTGAGTTAAACGACCTCCAGCGCTGTGTGGAAGATGAGACGCGCCGCCACGAGGTCCAGCTGTCAGAGCTCCGAGTCAAACACAGCGCCGCCATAGACAATCTGCAGGAGCAGCTGGACAACAGCAAGAGG GCGCGTCAGTCGTTGGAGAAGGCCAAGCTGGTGCTGGACGAAGAGAAGCAGAGTTTGAGTGCAGAGCTGAAGACCCTCCAGGCCAACCGCACGGAGAGCGACCGAGGTCGTAAGCGAGCCGAAAGTCAGCTTCAGGAGATCACCATGCGCCTCACTCAGGCCGAGCAAGAGAAGGAGGAAAAAGAGGAGCGCATACACAAGTTACAG AATGAAATTGAGAATCTCTCCAGCAATCTGTCATCCTTTGACAGCAAATCCCTCCGTTTGTCCAAAGAAGTCGCCAGCTTGGAGAGCCAGCTTCATGACGCACAG GAAATCTTGCAGGAGGAGACCCGCCAGAAGTTGGCTCTGGCTACTCGGGTGCGAGCGCTGGAAGATGAGAGGCAGGGACTGATGGAGAgagtggaggaggaagaggagaagtcCAGGGAGTTGACTCGGCAGCTTCAGACTCAGACACAGCAG CTGTCGGAGGTGCGCAAGCAGTCGGAGGAGGTGAACACGGCGGTGGAGAGCGGCGAAGAGACCCGCAGGAAGCTCCAGCGAGACCTGGACGCCGCCATCCAGAGAGAGAAACAGCGAGAGGAGGAGAGGGACCGCGTGGAGAGGCAGCGGGAGCGCCTCAGGGAAGAGATTGAGGACATGACGGTGGCCCTGCAGCGGGAGAGGCAGAACTGCACGGCTCTGGAGAAGAGGCAGAAGAAGTTCGACCAG TGTCTGGCCGAGGAGAAGGCAGTGGGCACGCGTCTGGCAGAGGAGAAGGACCGAGCGGAAGCTGATAGTCGAGAAAAGGAGACGCGCTACCTTGCCTTGTCCAGAGCTCTTCAG GAAGCCCAGGACCAGAGGGACGAGCTGGAGAGGTCCAACAAGCAGCTTCGCCTGGAAATGGAGCAACTCGTCAACCAGCAGGATGACGTGGGAAAGAGC GTCCATGAGCTGGAGAGGACCCGCAGGGCCCTGGAGACGGAAGCTGAGAGCCTCCGCACGCAGACGCAGGATCTCGAGGAGGAGCTGACGGAGGCGGAGAACTCCAGGCTGAGGCTGGAGGTCACCCTGCAGGCACTCAAGGCTCAGTTTGAGAGGGAAATAAGCAGCAGTGAAGAGAAAGGCGAGGAGAAGAGGAGGGCTCTCAGCAAGCAG GTGCGGgagctggagctccagctggaggaggagcgcAGTCAGCGCTCCCAGGCCGTGCTGACCAAAAAGCAGCTGGAAGCGGAGCTGCAGGATTCCGAGGCTCAGGTGGAGACGTCCAGCCGCAGCAAGGAGGAGGCCGTCAAGCATCTGCGGAAGCTGCAG AGTCAACTCAAGGAGGCGCTTCGAGAGCTGGATGAGTCCAAGATCACGCGGGATGAGGTCATCGCGCAGTCCAAAGACAACGACAAGAAAATCCAAACACTGGAGGCCGAAGTGCTACAGCTCACTGAG GAGCTGGCCGTGTCTGACCGGCAGAGACGACAAGCTCAGCAGGAGAGAGACGAAATGGCCGACGACATGGTCAACAACAGCTCCGGAAA GACGGCGCTTTTGGAAGAGAAGCGTCGCTTGGAAATGCGAGTCAgccagctggaggaggagctggaggaggagcagaCCAATGCTGAGCTCCTCTCAGAGAGACAAAGAAAGATGCAGTTGCAG GTGGAGACGCTGACAGTGCAGCTGCAGGGTGAGAGGACCCTGGCCCAGAAGGCGGAGGCGGGGCGGGAGCAGCTGGAGCGGCACAACAAGGACATGAAGACACGGCTGGAGGAACTGGAGGGAACCGTCAGGGGCAAACACCGCCTCAGCGTCGCCGCCCTGGAGGCCAAGATTGAATCCATGGAGGAGCAGCTGGAACAAGAGCGACA GGAGCGCGCCATTGCCAACAAGCTGGTGAGGAAGACGGAAAAGAAACTGAAGGAGGTCATGATGCAGGCGGAAGACGAGAGGAGGCACGCCGACCAGTACAGAGAGCAG CTGGACAAGTCCATGGTGCGCTTGAGGCAGCTGAAGCGTCAGCTGGAAGAAGTGGAGGAGGAGAACTCGCGCTCCAACGCGCAGAAGAGGAAGCTGCAGCGAGAACTGGAAGAGCTGACGGAGAACAGCCAAAGCAGGATGCGCGAGATCACCAGCCTGCGCAACCAGCTCAG CGTCCCCGAATGGAGACCAGAGCA ACGTGCTCCATTGCAACTGATGATCCGCGGACGGCGACCTCTGGTGGACGACTACTCGTTGGACAACTCTGATTCCGAAGAGCCGCCCGCCTCGCCAACGCCCTCCCTGGGATTGCCCCGAACCCCCACCCCGTCCTCGGAGCACAGCCTGGACCCGACCCCGCCCACCTTCAACGTCAACAACGTACACCAATGA